The region TGATAAGCAAGTGAAGCCAGCGGCAGGGAAGGAGGATGTGGGAGCCAAAGATGAGGCTGGGAGTGAGGCTGCCCTGTGGCCTGTGGAAGTCAGCAGACAGACAGAGGATGCTCCATTGTCCTCTGAGGTGTTGGAGGCAAAATCTGTGCTGTCCGAGGGCCAGAGAGgccagcagcaagaacagaagtTGGAGGGAAACAAAGAGGTAACTAGGAGAGACAACAGCCAACACAGGGGTGGCAACAAGAAAGTATCTGTGCTGCGCATTTGTATTGTGGCACTGGGCCTGGTGGGCTGCCTGTACCCCACGGGATCTGCTGCCAAGGCTCTGCAGGTCTCCACTGGTGAAAGCACCCAGGAGAAGGGCTTTCTGGATTTGATGAGCCCAGACAGCAGAGCTTCCACCCCATCTCCAAACAAATGTCAGCTGAGGTGGTGAGAGATGTAAGTTGGGGCCATTTGAGCAGCTGGTCTCAGTGGCCTGGGGCTCTCCAGTTTAATCGGCAGGCTGACCTCATGCGAAATGTTTTCAGATCAGGTCGGCAGGGAGCACTGAATGGGTATTTATAGCTGGGCTGGGTGCCTTGTGATGGCATCTGTTCAGTTTAGCAAGGGAACTTCAGTTAATGAGCCCCCTGTGCAGATGAGTTCGGGGTGCTAGGTCCCATGTGACCCTCAGGGCCTCGAGTTTTGTTTACAGTGCAACATGTATACAGTAGGTCTGGACTATTTTTTTGGCTCATCCCTGTCGGAAAAACTCTGTTGGGAGACTCATTGTGGTGGTGATGAAGTGCCAGGGtacagcacctgctcctgacccTCAGAGCATCTTTTAGTCAACCACTATTTTTGTCGCCTAACCTGAAGTATTTGCCGTGAAAATATTAGACTGGAAGCTACCAGactatttttcccccatttttctttAATGACCCTTTCTGTCATAAAAGGTTCTCTGAGTCCAGTTTGCAGGTGCTGTCAGGATTTGGAGTTTGGGCTGTGGGAGGTGCACACTTCCAGTACAGACAAggctccaggtgcagcacctCTTGCTTGGTAGGTAGTGCACGTATTTCAGAATGTGGAAAAATCCACAATGCATAAGGGACTGACTGGTgctccagtggaaaaaaaaataacctttcttcctcttttaaatttctttagcCATAAGTGAGTGCAGCTTTGCTGGTAAGAACCTGCTGTGTTAGGCAGTGCACACCTGGGTTCTGGCCTTGCTGCTGCACAGTGCCATGAACTTGTCTTCAGCCTGACCCACCAGCATCACATACTGCTGCAGAAATTATTGCTGTTCAGGCCAGCCCATGGCAAAGCCATTTGTTTCTCCCCTGTCTGCTCATTTTAACACCCCTCGCTCTCAAAAACGATGGAAAAATGctggtgggagcagccaggCTTGGGCTGTCATCCCTGAGCCTTTGACAGTACAtcaaggtttttttctctttaaaaacccCACTCACAGAGGGAAACCTGTGACTTGTCAGCTGGTGTGCCTTTGAGGAGACAAAAGGGAATGCTTCTGATTTGAATTTGAATGCTTCAGCTTGTTGGTGCTGCTGGGGAAAGTCCTCAAGCTTTTGTGAGAGCAAATAAGCTGGTTTAAAGCCGATTCCAGGCATGTTTCAGGGTATTTTCAACTCCCAGGACAGGGGTTActtgtccttttcttttttattctttctcttttaaacaATACAGGTCATAGCCTGAGTGTTTTCCTAGCCTTGGGACATAGCTGGGCCTTATGCTCAGGACTTCTCTTCTGAGCTGGATTTATCTGTAGCAAAAGGCCAGACTGTAGCCAGGCTGTGAGCATCCTCCTCTACAAGAGCAGAGAAGAAACTAGATTTGCATGGTGATCACTCTTGCCTCAATTTTAAACTGATGATTTTACTATACTTGAATTTTGTAGGTAGGAATGGCCTCTAATGGTGcttcccccaccccagcccttcAATACTCATGTTGCCTTAACAATTGGAGAGGGAGTTTAGACAAGGACCTGGagtaacaggacaagggggaatggctttccgCTGTCAgagagcagggttagatgggatattgggaagaaattcttggctgagagggtggtgaggccctggcacaggttgcccagagaagctgtggctcccccatcccaggaagtgttccaggccaggctggacaggtcTTGgggcagcctggtctagtgaaagttgtccctgcccatggcagggattggaatgagatgggctttaaggtcccatccaacacaaaccattctatgttTCCTTTATTTGCTTGGGGAAGGGCTGAGAGACTGGTCTTacctttcctcttttcccaagCTACCAAATGAagcaaaagcagcacaaaaaagAGCCACAGCCCTCCTTTCCCATGCCCTTCATTCTGGTGGGCTTAAAACTCAAGTCAGGGACCTCAGGAGAAAATCCTTAGCAGCGGATCCTCCAGGGTGGAAGGGGGACCCATTGTGTGCGTGCCCTGTCCCCGTGCCATTGTCCTGGTGATGCTTGCAGAGCATCAGCTGGGCAGAGCGTGTCCCACGGTATCGCTGCCTCCCCTGCAGAAACAGACCGTGCCCCTTGGCTGGAGGATCTCGGCAGCTCTCCTCGGGATGAAGCTTGGCCGTCGCAGCCGGCAGCTTGCTGACACGTCTGCTGGGTGCAGCTGCAGTCGGAAACATTTGAGCTTCCCGAATGTCAGAGCAGCAGAATGGCTGAATAGTGCTGATAACGTCAGGGTGTACAGTTTCACTATAAATCATTTGGGCAGCCTCATTCTGATAGTGTGTGACATGCTGATTGCCCCGTCTCGCAGTGGAGATAGGGGAGCACTGAGTCTTTAAAAACATCAGAGGAATTATACAAGGTCTCAGCCGTGGCTGGTGAAAAGGGGAAAGCTTTGCTCCTTGGGAAGATGCTGAGCCAGAGGATATTGGACTAAAAGCTGAATTATTTAGAAAGGTAGATCTCTTGTCTCTGTGCACTGCAAGGGTGTTGAAATGCAGAAGGGTTGGAGCtgattaaaagaagaaagattttGTGCAGCCTGACAGGTGGGACCCACTCCTGTGGGATAATGGTGAAGCTAGAAGACCCTGGATGACAGAGTAGCACTGGTATCAGGGTAATTCTCATGATTCAAGAAGAAGTTGGGCAGTGCCATATGGTACAGGTGGACCACAAGTATGACTGCACAGACCTGGGCAGTAACATGatgctaattttcttttttttttttttattttaactagGTTGCAGCAAGAGTGGGACAGTTTCCTGGTGACCTAAAGCATCCAGTGTCCAGTCCAACCAAAGAGACCAGTCAGCAAGCCAGTAAGGTAGAGGAGGTCAGGAAAGAAGTGCCTGTTTGCCAGGAGACCAGGGGGGCTGTGGAAAGGACAAATCCTCGGTTTAGGCCTCAGGTGCCACCAAAGCCACCAGCACCTTCTCCAGACCATGtacagtctggcaaggagcaccCACCCCCCAGGAAACAGGCAGAAAGACATTCCCGTGCTCTTGAGGGCAGAGAGACTCAGCAAGGACTGTTAAATCAAGAGAACAAAAGCCAAGGTGAGGAAGAGTCATTGCTAACAAATTTGAGTCCTCCAGAACCTGGAGAAAAAACTCCTCTTGAACAAATCCCATGTCAGACAGTCAAGGATGGGAAGAGCaaagaggcaggagcagagttGTCTGGGAGCCATCCTGGTGTGAGGACAGCAGGAAGTGATGGAGCAGAGCCATATCCTGGGACTGTGcccagggaggcaggagggacACCTTTGGGCCATCAGAACACTGAAATGGCAGCTCCTGCTTCAGTTCCTCTTGCCAAGGAagagctgcctcctgctcctccagtgaGGCCATCAGTGGCTCGGGAGGCACTACTGGTAGCTCATGGCACCCCAGGGATGGAGGCCACTGCAGGAGAGGTCCTGTCTggagcccagctgctgcctcctgcgAGTGGAGAAACAGAAATCACAAAAACAGATGGATCTGCTCCGCGGGAGATGTTTTCAGCCGTCATGTTAGAGGAGGAGAATGCCAAACCAGTGCCCGTGGGACctcaggggaaggagggaggactCCTGACAGCCATAGCTCCATGCCAGGAACCAGCAGCATCTTCAGGGACTTGGGAAGGAGTCTCTGAGGTTCAGCCACAGGTACCACTGGTCCTGCCTGGCTCTGAGAGATCTCAGGAGATGTCTTTGGAGGAGAAAATGCAGCACAAAAACCTGGTTTCCTCCTTAAAGAACTACCTGCTACTACTTCTAAAAATGTCAGATAGCAGTAAGGATGCCACAAAAGGAGATATTGACTCAGGGGACAAGGAGCAGCCAAATGCAGGCGAAGGCATAATCCCAGAGATAGGCATTGCTGGCCTTAGCCCTCGCACCTCAAGGAAAGTTTTGGAAAAAGTACAAAACAACCAGCTCTTTCAGACAGCAGAGAACTTGCCTCTGACCCCCAGGACATCCAGACGGATCACAGGCATGATTAACGAGGAATTTGTTACCAGCAAGGAGATGCTGGCTGGCAGGCCTGTGCCACCGAAGAGACGCACCTGGGGGGCTCCTGAGGCCGAGGGGCCGCCTCCACTCTCAGTGCCCTCCATTGTGGTGGGCAGCATGCCCACAGCAGGAGTGGCTCCTCATCTTTCTGATTCGCCTCCAGTGGGCTCTGAAGAGAGCCCTGCTGACCCTCTGGCAGTACTACCTTGTGCCACACCAGAAGAGCTCGCTTTGGGGGCCCGGCGCAAAATATACCTGCCAAAACCCAAACAGGTGGGGGTGGAAGAGGAGGCAACCCCGGAGAGCCTGGAGCACACAAGAAGTCCGACTGTTTCACCACGGCAATCCAGGAAGAATGCATCCCTTTCACATTCTCCtgccctggctccatcctctcccTCAGAGCAGTGCTCTCCAACCCTCATGAGGAAGATGGCCACGCTGGAGGTTCCTAAGCTGTATGAGGAGCCTGCAGGTGACACCAGTGGTGACCAGGAGGTCCCTGGAGATGCTAAGCCAGAAGCACAGCCAGCAGAGTCCCAGAAAACAAATAACCCATTTAAAGGTGAGGGAAGAGAGACTCCCCACGAAGCACATTCCCTTGTTGCCTACAAAGGGAGCCAGTGATTGTCAGCTGGGGCCACATGAGTTTTGTGCATTTGCAGGGTTTTCAGCATCAGCCTTTGGCTGTGTGAAAGCCAAAAGTCTCTCCCAAGACTTCTGCCCCAGTGCAGGGAGGGATGAGGAAtgcaagaggcagcagctctgacacTGGCTGTCTCCACAGCCTGGGCTTCCCCAGCCCAAGGGATCACAGAATCCTCTTGATTATGGTCTCTGTGTTCTGGTCCTCATCAAGCCTGATGCTGGTAGGGGATCCTGAGCTACCTGGTcgagtggaaagtgtcccttcTCATGGCAagagggttggaacgagatggtctttaaagttccttcaaacccaaaccatgatTCCGTGATTCAGTGGGCATCACAGGGTACACACTCCTCTTCCACGTCTGTGGTCAGTGCTAATTTGATTCCTTGTGGCATCGACTGTAAAAAGGCAGAATCCTGGGGTTGAAGGAACTAGGTGACATGGGAATGAGGTCTCTTGCAAAGTAAGGGTAACCTTGATAAATCCCTACTTCAGTAGATGAATGTTTCTTCCAATATTCCAGtgtttttctgcatttcctCTGGCCAGGCCTCACTGGGTGTTGCAGTGCTGCACTGTTGAAGGAATTTGTTGTACCACTTGTATCCCACCCTGTTTATCCCAATGGAGCTCTGAGACCTTCCCTGGGAAGGCAGTGTTACACCAGGCTGTGCTGACATACACGTGATACCCaaagccctgagcagcagcGTGGGCGTAGGCTGGCCtgtccccagagctgtggcCAGCACTCTGTGTCTCACCACCCATCTCTTTGCACCCTGTCCTTAGCTCCACAGGTGGTCCGTAAGATCAGGGCAGAACAATTTTCCGATGCATCAGGAAACCTGAAACTTTGGTGCCAGTTCTTCAATATATTGAGCGACTCTAAGCTGACGTGGTACAAGGACGAGATCCCTGTAGCTGAAGCCCAAAGGAGGTAACCTGTCGGCTCCACGGCAGCACAGTCCATGTTGTCACCTGTCACATCCCACTCCTTGCCTTGACCAGGGTGAAGGTGCCCCTCTTGCTAAGGCAGCGTGGGAAGCTCCGTGCATGGCACAGTACATTGTGAATTTCATCATCTCAGTGCCCCACAGAGGGAAGGATCGCCCAGATGGGGAATTGCTGCCAAATTGATCCTTATTGATGCTCCATCTGGAGTGTCTGCTTGGAGTACCCAAACCGTGGGGAGGGTAGAGAAGGTGCTACTCCCATCACAGAAATCAAGAGCTGGATGTGACAGCCGTGCTGGGAGGGTCTTCTATGCAACCACTGCTGGGAGAAAGCAGCTCTGGTTATGCCCTCCCTATCCCTTGGCACTGCCCTTGCGCAGGGAGAGCATGTTCAGACAGCTGCGTTGCTGGTTTTATCCTTTGGGTCTACTATGGAGAGCAACTTGTTCTCAAGCCCAGAGGATTTGTGTAGGAACATCATCCACATCATTTAGGGTTTGCCTGATGCCTTTGGTGTCCCCCGAGTTCCCTTTACAGTGAGTAGATGGAAAGAGGTGATTCTCGGGCAGAAATTGTCTCCTGGGGCAGATATTTGAGCTGGGGCAGATGGGCAGGAGTGGCCATTGCCTTCCAGCAGACCAGAGCAGAGCCTTCTCAGCCAGTGGGTTTCAGGATGAGGGTCCCACCTCTTCCCTCTATGAAGCCCTCACTCAGGGGCAAGTACCTTTATCAGTCTGTAGCCTAATCCCAGTCAGACTTTGCAGGGTTTGCCTGGAGGATGAGCATGTCTCTTAGTACAAACCACAGGGCAGGACTCCTGGTGCCAGGACATGCCGGGGGAGCAGCTGAGCTGCCCTTGGGATGGCTTTCTTTGTAGCTTTCTTCCATTCTGCCAAGAGCAGTACAGGTGGTCTGCTCTTGGAGAGCTGTCACTACAGGTGACAGCACCCAGAGTGCCTGTCACAGGGCTCCCATGTGCCCCCCCCACACCACATGGGGATGTGGCCatgctccatttttttttccagtgctggCGATGAGGGCCAGGCAGCTTTGGCTGTTGTGCAGGCGTCCCAGAAGGATTGCGGGGTCTATCGGTGCGTGATCAGCAACGAGTATGGCACCGACTCCACAGATTTCCTGCTCAGCCCAGAAGGTGAGGAGCCCTCAGCAGCCTCTCACAGCTGCCTGGGTGTGCCATGGGTGGTATAGCCAACTGCGGAGAGGGCTCGGTGCCAGGCTGCAGCGGGGGAGCCTTGGCACGTTCCTTAACACCACCTCTGAGGTGCTTCTGCCTCCGTGTGCCAATTTATGAGTGATTCCCACCATCCTGCCTGCCATCCCTAGCTGTGCAAGTGCACGGGGCAAGGTGGGATCCTGGCAGGACCTTGACACCTCTTCGCTTTCTGTCTCCTCTAGTGTTGTCAGGATTTATCCTGCGGGAAGAGATTGAAGGTAAGGGCCACATGTGATGAGCTGCGACTCTGCCCCTTGCTGAGTGGGGCAGGCAGCTCTGGGGCAGAAGCAGGACGTGCCCATGTTGTCCCCACCTCACCAGCTCTTCCCCCCACCAGTTGGAGAGGAGATCGAGATGACACCCATGGTGTTTGCCAAGGGTTTGGCTGACGCAGGCTATTGGGGGGATAAGCTCTTCGGGCGCGTGGTGAGCGAGGACGTGGAAGTGGGTGCTGGTTTCCTGCGCAAAGCCTGCCGTGCCAGAGCCATCTACGGCCTGGAGCCTGTCTTTGAGTCCGGCCACACCTGTGTCATCAAAGTGCACAATTTCATCGTCTTTGGGACCAAGAATGAGAACAGCCTTATCGAGAAGAACTATGATATCACCATCCAGGTGGGCATCCTTGTGGGCCACCATGCACCTTTCTCCCTCCCACCTTCCCCATCTGCGTGTGAGTTGGTCCCCAGAGAGTCCCCAGCTCTGTGCCCACTTTTGCTATTTCCTTCCACTTTTGGAATGCTCTGGAGAGGTCTAGCCGTGTTCCAGGGGGCTGGACATGTCCTTGCCATTCTTGGCTTCAGCTCTTCCCTCTGATTAACATGGAGCTGCTCGGGACTTTCCCATCACCCTTTGACCACCAGGACAGGGAAACAACTGGCAGCGGTCCCATGGAGGCATTGGTGCAAGATGGGACAGGTTCTTGACTCTTCTGTTTGCTCCTCCAGGAATGTAAAGTCCAAAACTCCAGCCGTGAGTACTGCAAGATCTTTGCTGCTGAGGCACGAGCCATCCCTGATTTTGGAGCAGTGCCTGAGTAAGTGATGTGCTGCAGCTCCACTGGCTTGATGCCCTGGCAGAGCATTGCAGGGGATGGTGGGAAGATTTCCTGTGGGTGATGGGGCATCCCAAAGGGCAGTGCACTCTACTCCCACGCACAAATGGAAGGGATATTGGGAGTAAGGCAAAAGCCAGGGTTGCAGACCGTGGTGTGAATCTCCACTTGCAGAGGAGGGAGAGGTCACCATGCTGACATTGTCTGTGAATTCCCAAACAGGATAATTCCTCTGTACCTGATTTATCGACCAGCCAACAACATCCCTTATGCCACAATGGAGGAGGACCTCGGCAGGCCCTGCGAGCAGTACTGTGTCACCGAGAGAGATGGCAGCTTGGTGGCACGAGGCTCCTCAGAGATTGTGCTCAAATGCTGCACCTTCCAGCATTGGGTCTACCAGTGGACAAATGGAAACATCCTCGTGACTGACATGGAAGGTAAAGGGATCTCCTGTGTGAGTCTCATGGCCCATCACCACCCTCCGGCCTGtgaaaggaggaaaagccccaggCTTGCCCTCCTGCCTCTCTCTTCCCCCATGCCATGGAGCCCTCTACCCAGGGCAATGACCTGCCCTTGGTGCTGGTGCCTGTCCTTCTCTGGTCAGAGACTGGTTGTCCTCTTAAATTACAGGAGTGGGCTGGAAGTTGACCAACGTGCGGATCGCTACCAACCTGAAAGGGTGAGTGacctccagctgctggagcagggtagccctggctgtccccagctctgctgctcaccTGGCGAGGGCCATGATGGTCACGCTCCATCCTtgcctccctgctctgctgggacatGTCCTGGTGCAaagcaggagctgaggatggcTGTGTTGGCAGGTACCAGGGGCTGAAGGAGAGCTGCTTCCCCTCTCTGCTGGAGCAATTCCCGGCCGCTCACAGGTGCAATCATTACTGCAGCATCCTGGGCCTGAAGATGCTGGAGCCAGCCAAGCCCAAGGGCTCCAAGAGTCCCTGCCTGGGCAGGAAATCTGCCCAgtccagcccccagctccagAAGAAGGTGCTGACAAGTCCTCAGGGCACCCGCAAGGCTGCTGTGAGCCCCAAGAGCTCCCGGAGAGCTGCAGAAACAGGGGAGGCCCCAACAGCCTCCAAACCCAGGTCAGGAGAGAGCAACAGAGCTGGCTGCCCGCAGTagtcagagctgctgcagctgggacccCCACATGACCATTGTGGGAAGGGGAAGACCCTGGCAGTGGCCTTCTCTGtggggctcctgcccagcctgcagcgCTTGCATTGTGTGGTGTGTGCTAATTGTgagcagctgggccagggctgCGGGAGCTGTGAGCCATGGGAGCTGTGAGCCATGGGCCACCTCCCCAGTACctctactgctgctgctgtggggagccTGTGGGGCCGTGTGCCTCTCCACGCTCGGACTCGCTTTCCTCTCTCAACTTTCCGTAGGCCTTCCTTAaggcaggggcagagctgctTGCTCGGGCTTGGCAGGCACCAtgtccctgcctggctcccCAGCACACTGGAAGTCCTGGACACcctcctggctcccagcacctcaTGTCCCTCTCTGTGTCCCCATAAAGCAACCGGGCCAAGCCTTGCCAGCACTGTCAAGGATGAGAATCCCACcagtgcccaggctgtcccctgtgccctggCACACCCTTTTTCCTGCAGAGGGCTCCAGCAGTCACTGCAGGGCTCCTCTGCTATGGTGTGGGCCTCTGGAGTGTTGGCTGGTCCCAGGGCGGGGTGCTTGCACTGGTACCAGCTGCTGCATAGGGATGAGGTTTTGCACTCCTGCCCTCCCCTGCATCCCAGGGAAGTCTCCCACCCTGTTGCTGGGTGGCTGCTGAGGGCAGCCGTGCTGCTCTGGATGGTGGCCAGTGCTATGGTAAGGATGCTCTACCTCACATGGGATACCTGGGAGCAGGACAAAGGAGCGACTTCCCCTCCATACCAGGATCTGCCTTGGCACATGGGGGTGTGTAGCCCACAGGACTCGCTCCTCCTTGCCTCCGTGCCATACATAGATCCTGTacgccccagccccacagcacaATCTGGTGCTTAGCATCACCCCTGCTTGGCACATGCTGGACTCCAGTGACAGCTGGCGGTACCCACTCCAAATCCTGCTACCCCTGGCTCAAGGCAGTGATGGACAGGCACAGGAACTGTCTGCTCCATCACTGTGCAGAGCATCCCCTTCCTTGGGGCATTGCAGGAGGGTGCTGGGTGCCACTGACACTACCCTGCAGGGTGGGGTCCCAAGCGGTGGCTCGGTGCAGCCTGATGGAGGGAAggggccgggctgggagcgTGGCAGGCTCTGGACTCCTGGTCCTTCATCGTTGGGTGACTGTAAAATACCAGTGTACATAACGTGGCTGCCTTGGCGCCTGGGTGCTCTCGAGTGCAATAAAGCGAGAAGGACTGGCCTGTTCCCTGGCACTGTGGTCCCTCTGGGAAAGGTGCACCCAAGTACAGTGGGATGGGTTGGCTTTGTGTTTGGGGGAAGGAAACATCTTCAAGCACTGGCTTTACCCCATCCATGCCCCGTGGGGAAAAAGATGGTGGCTGGGCCCAGAGCCTAAGGCTGGCAGCAGACAGGGGCTCAGCTTGCGAGGTCTGCATCGGGCATGGGATGCAGCCACAGCAAAGGACCTTGTGCTGTGTGGGACAGCCACAGTCAGGGGCCAGAAGGGGTCCGAGGGCAAGCACACAAGGGTTGCCATAATTTATTTGGGAGCTGCTCCCTTGTGTCCACAGGGCCAGCACCTAAGGGTGCAGGCTGCAAGGTGCACACAGCTGTCCGTCAGCACTGGAGTAGAGAAGACCAAATGCTCaggtttctttggggttttttctaccTTTGGGGATAGGCCTTGCAGGTCCTGGTGTTCCCCCACCTCTAGGTTGTCCATGCACAGGACGTGTGGTTGTAGTGCCCGCAGCACTCTGTGAGCCAAAGAACGCTCTCTGCCTGCTCAGCCCAGGATCCAGTGAAGGAGAGTGTCCCATTCTGGAACACCGAGCTGGAAGGAGAGACACAGGGTCAGGACAAGCTGCTGCCCCACCACCTGGGTCCTTGAGCAGGACCAGATGGCTCTGGGGCCCTTCACACCCACCTGGCAGAGAGCTGCTTACAGCAGGTGTACATGGTGTAGCTGGTCGAGCTGAAGTTGGTGGTGCTGAAGAACATTGCGCAGTCACCCACCTCTGTTGGCACATGGAGGAGACCTGGGGGACAAGGTCTTCTACTGGGACTTAAGCGTGACCATGGATCCAAATCCCACGCCCCAAGCAAGCTGTGAGTCCTGTACCCCCATGCCTGCTCACAAATCCCACACCCTGACTATACCTGCGTGCAAATCCTGTacctggggctgtgcaggtccCATGGGCCATCCCACATCACCCCCCCAAGACTTCAGGGAGCTCCTTGAAATACTTCAAAAGTTGCCCTTGAAATGTTCCAGCCCAGAGGAGGATGAGGGGCCTCAGAAGAGCTGTTGGGCTTGGGCAGCCCTTGGCAGAGCCATGAGGGGAGAGCAGGGTTTGGAGGCTCTGGCAGAGCCTTGGGGGGACAGGCCATCCACCTCCATCCCTGAACCCTGCACTTATGGGGTCTTCAGCCCTGTGCCTGGATCTCTCTGGCCCCACTGGCAGTGGGCAGAGACCTACCTGCCAGGCAGGCATTGAGCATGGAGACGCAGATGCCAGTGAGCAGGGCCCGCAGCACCACGGAGGCAAGGTCACCCTTGCGCTGGGGCACCATGGAGGCTGTGGGGGCAAAACACACAGTGGGGTGAGTCAGACCCTTGCTCTGGCTTTAcactgggctggggacagaTGGGGACATGTCCTCAGTCCCAAGATGGCTCTGCCACATagtgccctgcccagcccaaTTCCTGCTGTCTAGAGGACGTGGTGATCCCAGCTAACACCCAGTGCATTATCTGCCCATCCTGGCAGAGCACTGTGCCCACCCTGCACCTGTGGGTGATCCACCAGAGCCCTG is a window of Aphelocoma coerulescens isolate FSJ_1873_10779 chromosome 10, UR_Acoe_1.0, whole genome shotgun sequence DNA encoding:
- the ALPK3 gene encoding alpha-protein kinase 3 isoform X1 gives rise to the protein MGSTRRALAGLYGRGTSHIDGAEEAESAAWASRPDRRSYLLGIRPQNSLSSSRFSPSSLGRSTFCAIISQLTEETQPLFETTIKSRAVSEDSDAKFTCIVTGYPQPEVTWYKDDEEMDRYCGLPKYEIFRHGNRHTLQLYKCREEDAGIYQASARNNKGIVSCSGVLEVGTMTEFKIHQKWFDKIKRKAEEKLQEIEQGKKRGKENVEVEKLQGMSPERLQRKRRLARDQNLRSGDSSWEKEDAAKVHVADSQSRLHKDIAKETKEQPLNAVPGFPNKLVAPLKAEVTTNGDATLESGEENGNNFLTYIYETVEDLATKPGVKDSAAKKKKKVEAPSAATQEVSKREESGRDRANPSSNPRFAPPVPLRRNARLRAASDQEVETSPKLKEPGKTVKQDTKTNDDVYFSLKDMYFDKQVKPAAGKEDVGAKDEAGSEAALWPVEVSRQTEDAPLSSEVLEAKSVLSEGQRGQQQEQKLEGNKEVAARVGQFPGDLKHPVSSPTKETSQQASKVEEVRKEVPVCQETRGAVERTNPRFRPQVPPKPPAPSPDHVQSGKEHPPPRKQAERHSRALEGRETQQGLLNQENKSQGEEESLLTNLSPPEPGEKTPLEQIPCQTVKDGKSKEAGAELSGSHPGVRTAGSDGAEPYPGTVPREAGGTPLGHQNTEMAAPASVPLAKEELPPAPPVRPSVAREALLVAHGTPGMEATAGEVLSGAQLLPPASGETEITKTDGSAPREMFSAVMLEEENAKPVPVGPQGKEGGLLTAIAPCQEPAASSGTWEGVSEVQPQVPLVLPGSERSQEMSLEEKMQHKNLVSSLKNYLLLLLKMSDSSKDATKGDIDSGDKEQPNAGEGIIPEIGIAGLSPRTSRKVLEKVQNNQLFQTAENLPLTPRTSRRITGMINEEFVTSKEMLAGRPVPPKRRTWGAPEAEGPPPLSVPSIVVGSMPTAGVAPHLSDSPPVGSEESPADPLAVLPCATPEELALGARRKIYLPKPKQVGVEEEATPESLEHTRSPTVSPRQSRKNASLSHSPALAPSSPSEQCSPTLMRKMATLEVPKLYEEPAGDTSGDQEVPGDAKPEAQPAESQKTNNPFKAPQVVRKIRAEQFSDASGNLKLWCQFFNILSDSKLTWYKDEIPVAEAQRSAGDEGQAALAVVQASQKDCGVYRCVISNEYGTDSTDFLLSPEVLSGFILREEIEVGEEIEMTPMVFAKGLADAGYWGDKLFGRVVSEDVEVGAGFLRKACRARAIYGLEPVFESGHTCVIKVHNFIVFGTKNENSLIEKNYDITIQECKVQNSSREYCKIFAAEARAIPDFGAVPEIIPLYLIYRPANNIPYATMEEDLGRPCEQYCVTERDGSLVARGSSEIVLKCCTFQHWVYQWTNGNILVTDMEGVGWKLTNVRIATNLKGYQGLKESCFPSLLEQFPAAHRCNHYCSILGLKMLEPAKPKGSKSPCLGRKSAQSSPQLQKKVLTSPQGTRKAAVSPKSSRRAAETGEAPTASKPRSGESNRAGCPQ
- the ALPK3 gene encoding alpha-protein kinase 3 isoform X2, producing the protein MGSTRRALAGLYGRGTSHIDGAEEAESAAWASRPDRRSYLLGIRPQNRSTFCAIISQLTEETQPLFETTIKSRAVSEDSDAKFTCIVTGYPQPEVTWYKDDEEMDRYCGLPKYEIFRHGNRHTLQLYKCREEDAGIYQASARNNKGIVSCSGVLEVGTMTEFKIHQKWFDKIKRKAEEKLQEIEQGKKRGKENVEVEKLQGMSPERLQRKRRLARDQNLRSGDSSWEKEDAAKVHVADSQSRLHKDIAKETKEQPLNAVPGFPNKLVAPLKAEVTTNGDATLESGEENGNNFLTYIYETVEDLATKPGVKDSAAKKKKKVEAPSAATQEVSKREESGRDRANPSSNPRFAPPVPLRRNARLRAASDQEVETSPKLKEPGKTVKQDTKTNDDVYFSLKDMYFDKQVKPAAGKEDVGAKDEAGSEAALWPVEVSRQTEDAPLSSEVLEAKSVLSEGQRGQQQEQKLEGNKEVAARVGQFPGDLKHPVSSPTKETSQQASKVEEVRKEVPVCQETRGAVERTNPRFRPQVPPKPPAPSPDHVQSGKEHPPPRKQAERHSRALEGRETQQGLLNQENKSQGEEESLLTNLSPPEPGEKTPLEQIPCQTVKDGKSKEAGAELSGSHPGVRTAGSDGAEPYPGTVPREAGGTPLGHQNTEMAAPASVPLAKEELPPAPPVRPSVAREALLVAHGTPGMEATAGEVLSGAQLLPPASGETEITKTDGSAPREMFSAVMLEEENAKPVPVGPQGKEGGLLTAIAPCQEPAASSGTWEGVSEVQPQVPLVLPGSERSQEMSLEEKMQHKNLVSSLKNYLLLLLKMSDSSKDATKGDIDSGDKEQPNAGEGIIPEIGIAGLSPRTSRKVLEKVQNNQLFQTAENLPLTPRTSRRITGMINEEFVTSKEMLAGRPVPPKRRTWGAPEAEGPPPLSVPSIVVGSMPTAGVAPHLSDSPPVGSEESPADPLAVLPCATPEELALGARRKIYLPKPKQVGVEEEATPESLEHTRSPTVSPRQSRKNASLSHSPALAPSSPSEQCSPTLMRKMATLEVPKLYEEPAGDTSGDQEVPGDAKPEAQPAESQKTNNPFKAPQVVRKIRAEQFSDASGNLKLWCQFFNILSDSKLTWYKDEIPVAEAQRSAGDEGQAALAVVQASQKDCGVYRCVISNEYGTDSTDFLLSPEVLSGFILREEIEVGEEIEMTPMVFAKGLADAGYWGDKLFGRVVSEDVEVGAGFLRKACRARAIYGLEPVFESGHTCVIKVHNFIVFGTKNENSLIEKNYDITIQECKVQNSSREYCKIFAAEARAIPDFGAVPEIIPLYLIYRPANNIPYATMEEDLGRPCEQYCVTERDGSLVARGSSEIVLKCCTFQHWVYQWTNGNILVTDMEGVGWKLTNVRIATNLKGYQGLKESCFPSLLEQFPAAHRCNHYCSILGLKMLEPAKPKGSKSPCLGRKSAQSSPQLQKKVLTSPQGTRKAAVSPKSSRRAAETGEAPTASKPRSGESNRAGCPQ